In the genome of Lactuca sativa cultivar Salinas chromosome 3, Lsat_Salinas_v11, whole genome shotgun sequence, the window CAATTCTTTTATCAAGAACCTGCAACTCCTTATGAATCTTCACATCCTCCCTCTCCAAATCCTTAACTTTCCTCTCCATATTCTTATGCATCACAAGCCTCCTTCTCATTTCCTGCTTATCCCTTTCCCATAACTGAAGCACAATCCTCACAAAATCCCTCATGGATTCCACCACTTCTTTATCTGAAATCCTTTCCATTGCTTGTGCCCATTGGTTGCATATTATGAACACAGTTGGAGCTCCGATTCTTGAAGGGGAAAATGGAACAGGTCCATCTGCTGTTTCTTCAGGGATGTAGAGAAGACATTTTAGAAGCCAGTTGTTTAATGATGTCACAAATCCCTTTTGTGCTCCAAACCAACAAGAGAATCTAAGAGTCCAGTTTAAAAGTTCATGTTCAAGTTGTAATGTGGCTTCAAGACTATCATCACTGGAATGTTTGTGAGATGCAATCGCGTCTAGTCTTTTAGCAGCTCCAATTGCTCGAGTTTGACTATGGTGACACTCCAGCATTGACCTCCACATTCTTGTTAAACTAAAAACAGAGATTCATTAATCATAAATCAgataaaaaaaacggaatttttagTGTATTATTACATACCCTTGAATGAAGTCATTTAGCTGTGGCCATAACTCATCGTCTCTTAATCGGTTTATTTGCTCAGAGATCTTATCGACTACTTGAATTGCAATTCTGATTTTGGTTGAAAGACTTCTGACTAAAGTTCTTGTAGCATCAACTTTGTGTGGTTCTGCACCTTTTTCATCTAAACGTTTTAGTCTTCTGTTCTTTTCTTCATGGAGTAATCTCATTTTCTCTTCAATCTATATCATGAAAAGattcaagattcaagatttaagaACAGCATCCATGGAAATTAATAATGATAACATACCTTAACTTCCTCGAACAATTTCTTTTCCCAGAGATAGAGCTTATGTAAGGTGGATGAAAGATGTTGAGACTTTGTTCTTAAATCTATACCAGCATCTAAGTTGGAAGGATCGGTGGTTTCTGCAGATGTGTATTTAGAAGCTGCGATTGCTAATGATGGTGAAAAGACGTTCAACATCTTTGAGGGAACTTGATAGGCGGCGTGTTTTCTGTTGTGTGGAACTTTTCCGACCTCAAGCATCTTAGCTAGCTCATTGCCGGATTCTGAAGCTCGATCAAACTGGACTTGAATTTCTCTCACCACTTCGGAATCGCTTTTAAAGTCAGCAAGAGGTTTTTCCGATCTAGATGTTTCTTCTTTATCAACCACATGAACTTCAAATTCCACTGGTTCGTCTTCTACCACAGTTGGGCCACTTCTGTAATGCAACTCACCACCGGAACTTTTCTCACTATCTTCATCAACGACAGCCGCCTTCTTTGAATCACCTTTACCCCCActtccaccgccaccaccaccaccaccaccaccgcctccactaTCAACGAACTTTGGGATTGAAGAATGTATTTCCTTGACGACTTCTTCCTGGAAGTAATCTTCGTCTTCCAAATCAGGAATACCCTCTTCTTCTCTCACCTCTCTTGAATCGCGACTTGGTGTATAGGGAGGATAATAGCTCTCGAAGGTCTCGAATGGATTTAAGAAGTCCCACGAGGAGCTTGGTGGCGGGGGAGGGGGAGGAGGTGGAGAAGGTTTTGAGTTAGAAGATGATGCTTCTGCCTGTAAAACCGGCGGCGATGAGACGCCACCATATGGAGGTTGTCGAGAAGAAGAACCGAAAAACTCACCGTAGTTAGAGTAATTGTTGTTATATGaggaagaattagggttttgataattataattgttgttataatagGATGATGAGGAAGAAGCTTCACCGTAATGTATAGTCTCCGGACTCATTGGCCGTTGCTGGTACACTACAGACGGAGTCGGTTGCTTTCTCATAAAATTCATCGTGTAACGACCAGGAGCATAACCTTCCGGAGCATAACCCGCCGGTGGATAATCTGGCGGGGGATAACCGGCCGGTGGGTAGCCTGATGGAGGATAACCGGCAGGGGGATAACCTGACGGTGGGTAACCGGCAGGGGGGTAGTTTGATGGAGGAAAACCTGACGGAAGATAACCGGAAGGAGGATAACCAGAAGGGGGATAAAAGGGGGGAGGATAAGAAGAACTTGCTGTATCATGCTGATCATTATATGTTACATTTTCGTACGGCCGATGCCGATGTTGATGCAACGGAGAACCCCCATTTACTGAGTGTAAATGAATGGAACCGTCATCGTCCTCGGAATCTTCATCGGAATCAGAGTGAAAGTGAAGGTGAGATGAGCCAGAATTTGAATGCGAATGATcatgatgctgatgctgatgatGATGAACAGGCGCAGTAACGGGCGGCTTGGAAGACTCTCCCTTCCTTTGAGGAGGAAGGTTAAGCACCGGAGACGGAGGAGTATCACCACCGTGACCGTGCACGGCGGCGGAGGAGTGGATATCAAAGAAACGATGGAGCGAAACACCGACGTTCTTGAGAGAGTGACAATAAGCTAAATGAGCTTCCGCAAGAGCGTAGCGTTGGTGGATCGCTTCGTCGAGGAAGGTGCATCTCTGCCTGCAGAGCGCCACCGCCGGTGACTCCTCGGGCTTGGAACCCACACAGCCCATACACTGTTTGTtgataaaaatccaatcttttaCGAAATTGGATTGAAAAAAAAGGACAGGAATTGAGTGATTTTCAGAGGGGGTAGATTGGAATTAGGAGGGGGATTGGATTGAAATTTTAGGGATTCGAAGAGAAAGGGGAAAAGGGGGCCGGTGGAGGAATCTTTGACAGCGGGGAATATCTCGTCGGTTTGTAGGAGTAGCGGACAGAGAGAGAGAATGCATCGTCGGTGTGtagtgtgtgagagagaaaggagtgtGAGTGTACTTTTAGTTTTAGAGAGTGAAAGTGCGTGTGTATGTCGAAGCAGGTAGTACAAGTATGTGCGCATCTATGGCCCTTGTATTTTTCCCTATTCACTACTTTGCCTACTTAATTTCATTTCACATACAATACCGGTGGAATTACCATGTTACTATGTTTCTCAATTCATCTCACAAAATTTCTACTTTTCAAAAAGTGCCCAAGTTAAACGGATAATGTGTcgttttttaataataaaattaatctttaggatggacttttgattTTACTACAATCGACGCAAATAAGAAAATATGATAACTACATATGTCGTGGACACATCTTAAATGATATGTCCATCTTAAATGATATGGTCTCACtctatatttaatatttatcaaaaccATAGGGTTATGTTGGAATCCAAGTATACGATATAGAACACTTTTAGTAAGAAGTTTATTGTTAGTAATTTCAACAATTACAAAATGGAGGATTCGATGCCTATCATAGAATAGTACATCGAACtctaattttaataaaaaaatataaagattgatgaatccatttatgtatcaagtGTTAGGTTGTGGGGAGTGATTACAGCCAAATCACCGGCCAACACACCGCCACGTAGGTATTTTACCATTTCACAACCAACCCATTAGGTTATGGAAATGGTGTTAACCGGTGGGTTAATAGTGAAGGGGCAAAATgatgagagagaatgagagaaaatGTGAGGGGAAATGAATGAACCAATCAAAAGGTTGTCTTTTTCCGTCTTCACCACCACTAGAAGTCACTCCACACCCAAACCACCAGTCCATGTGGTGGTCTTCACCGGTGGGTTAGTGTGTCACATGTATGTCACATAGGAAACTCACATGTGGGTTCACAACCACTCCAGGTAGCCTTATAGACAAATTATCCCCCTTGTAGATGATTCAAAACATATGTTGAAACACAAAAAGGAGGAGTCGTCTCTTGTACAAAGTGGCAACCACTTATCTATTGAAGAATCCATATGGGTTCAagaaaaaatgtaaaagaaatGAGAAAGAATACGGTGTGTAACATCCATGACTTTTacaccaaatgtaaactttttcaatcataaataaaaaccgtaAAGCATCGTTTACAAagatgttttcaaatcattttccatcagagtgtcccaaaaatcataacataaggatgaggagcggtacggtcacgccttcgcctttccatggactcctgaagtacctgaaacaataaactgaaaactgtaagcccgagggcttagcgagctacccccaaaataccaataccacactaacAATACCATATcaataataatcaatcaatcatcatGTATAcggggccatcggcctgactggaccgccctaccgggcctatAGTCTAtatgaatctatcccgagccttcggcatgactggtccgacacgtgggcctacagtctccccggaccgctcatagggtatgttggccttcagcacaaagcaagaccaccTCAACCcgaccaacaagcaaataaccatgtgcgcatagctatcatatactggcatatacaaacatcaagcatatctatctcGCTGATcataatcatagaattctcctgtaactagagtaccgacctatcaggtcactaacacaccaatccctacggatcataaaagcataacatactgtctacctcgattccgaactaacaaatcataaccacatgcaacataccataacaataacaactaaagggtcggccttggtgtcgtagaccctatcgatgtagtgaggataactcacctcgcagatgtcgacacaAAAGGTatactccaactctcggatcacttgacacaggttccaccacctatcatcatagtacatcatactcataagtccttaaccttacaaggtactccataaaccactagtcaacccctggtcaaagtcaaagtccacaatcaaggtcaacagtccctgttaaccttaactcgccgagtacccttggctactcgccgagttccctgaagtacattccaactcgccgagtcatcggagtgactcgtcgagttcctttgatcctcgatcaaacttaaggtcacacgtcgagttccctccttgcaactcgacagatacacacacatacataatctagggaaaactcatccgactcaccgagttgttcttcaactcgtcgagtcttatcgTGATcttcatcgggctcgccgagttgttcatccaactcgtcgatttcacagccatcttcatgtgactcgccgagtcagccttgcgactcgccgagtccattcagtcctttttccatacagacttgatttgagccatgcagcggccccagatcacagatccaagcttctagggcatacttatcacgtaaagttgcaaactttacgtgcatgcatgtctataaaggctctaaatgtctattttaagttcttaatgaagcTTCAAGtctaagagggacctcaatcacaaccaatacaacaactttatgattctagcatccaaggagggtccagctccgaagttacaacctcagatctagcccatagctcatccttTCAACTTAATACttcaccaaaaaccctaaaactcaacaatGGAAGAGATTCACAAGAAGAAAGGCGATTTGGttacctccagaagatgatgACTGAGATAAGAGCTGATTTCCACACTCCATTTGCTCTAATACCCTTCTCCTCTAAGCCTTCTCTCTCCaaaatcctcttttcaagcttcaatcacacaatggcacacatacacac includes:
- the LOC111882344 gene encoding nitrate regulatory gene2 protein codes for the protein MGCVGSKPEESPAVALCRQRCTFLDEAIHQRYALAEAHLAYCHSLKNVGVSLHRFFDIHSSAAVHGHGGDTPPSPVLNLPPQRKGESSKPPVTAPVHHHQHQHHDHSHSNSGSSHLHFHSDSDEDSEDDDGSIHLHSVNGGSPLHQHRHRPYENVTYNDQHDTASSSYPPPFYPPSGYPPSGYLPSGFPPSNYPPAGYPPSGYPPAGYPPSGYPPAGYPPPDYPPAGYAPEGYAPGRYTMNFMRKQPTPSVVYQQRPMSPETIHYGEASSSSSYYNNNYNYQNPNSSSYNNNYSNYGEFFGSSSRQPPYGGVSSPPVLQAEASSSNSKPSPPPPPPPPPSSSWDFLNPFETFESYYPPYTPSRDSREVREEEGIPDLEDEDYFQEEVVKEIHSSIPKFVDSGGGGGGGGGGGGSGGKGDSKKAAVVDEDSEKSSGGELHYRSGPTVVEDEPVEFEVHVVDKEETSRSEKPLADFKSDSEVVREIQVQFDRASESGNELAKMLEVGKVPHNRKHAAYQVPSKMLNVFSPSLAIAASKYTSAETTDPSNLDAGIDLRTKSQHLSSTLHKLYLWEKKLFEEVKIEEKMRLLHEEKNRRLKRLDEKGAEPHKVDATRTLVRSLSTKIRIAIQVVDKISEQINRLRDDELWPQLNDFIQGLTRMWRSMLECHHSQTRAIGAAKRLDAIASHKHSSDDSLEATLQLEHELLNWTLRFSCWFGAQKGFVTSLNNWLLKCLLYIPEETADGPVPFSPSRIGAPTVFIICNQWAQAMERISDKEVVESMRDFVRIVLQLWERDKQEMRRRLVMHKNMERKVKDLEREDVKIHKELQVLDKRIVVGSSGDDNGISAVYQSETSKSVGAQTNLRLVFEAMERFTAASLKACEELLQRIEEDKISREQEKVL